A stretch of Stenotrophomonas indicatrix DNA encodes these proteins:
- the ruvB gene encoding Holliday junction branch migration DNA helicase RuvB, whose protein sequence is MTDDRIIAAGATREDDAADASIRPKRLADYLGQVPVREQMEIYIQAAKGRGDALDHVLIFGPPGLGKTTLSHVIANELGVALRVTSGPVIEKAGDLAALLTNLQPHDVLFIDEIHRLSPVVEEVLYPAMEDFQIDIMIGEGPAARSIKIDLPPFTLIGATTRAGLLTAPLRDRFGIVQRLEFYSVEELTRIVRRSAAILAIDCTADGAGEIARRARGTPRIANRLLRRVRDYAQVKAGGHIDQPVAQAAMQMLKVDPEGFDELDRRLLKTMVDYFDGGPVGIESLAAALSEERGTLEDVVEPYLIQQGFLVRTARGRMATHKAYRHMGLKPKNPPQDLFAEVPDVG, encoded by the coding sequence ATGACCGACGACCGCATCATCGCCGCCGGCGCCACCCGCGAGGATGACGCCGCCGACGCCAGCATCCGACCCAAGCGACTTGCCGATTACCTCGGCCAGGTGCCGGTGCGCGAGCAGATGGAGATCTACATCCAGGCCGCCAAGGGTCGTGGCGACGCGCTGGACCACGTCCTGATCTTCGGCCCCCCCGGCCTGGGCAAGACCACCCTCAGCCACGTCATCGCCAACGAACTGGGCGTGGCCCTGCGCGTGACCTCCGGCCCGGTGATCGAGAAGGCCGGCGATCTGGCCGCGCTGCTGACCAACCTGCAGCCGCACGATGTGCTGTTCATCGACGAGATCCATCGCCTGTCGCCGGTGGTGGAAGAAGTGCTGTATCCGGCGATGGAAGATTTCCAGATCGACATCATGATCGGCGAGGGCCCTGCGGCGCGCTCGATCAAGATCGACCTGCCGCCGTTCACCCTGATCGGCGCCACCACCCGCGCCGGCCTGTTGACCGCGCCGCTGCGCGACCGCTTCGGCATCGTCCAGCGCCTGGAGTTCTACAGCGTCGAAGAACTGACCCGCATCGTGCGCCGCTCGGCCGCGATCCTGGCCATCGACTGCACCGCCGACGGGGCAGGGGAGATCGCGCGCCGCGCGCGTGGCACCCCGCGTATCGCCAACCGCCTGCTGCGCCGCGTGCGCGATTACGCCCAGGTCAAGGCCGGTGGCCACATCGACCAGCCCGTGGCCCAGGCCGCAATGCAGATGCTCAAGGTCGACCCGGAAGGCTTCGACGAGCTTGACCGCCGGCTGCTGAAGACCATGGTCGATTACTTCGACGGTGGCCCGGTGGGCATCGAGTCGCTCGCCGCGGCGCTGTCCGAAGAGCGTGGCACGCTGGAAGACGTGGTCGAGCCGTACCTGATCCAGCAGGGCTTCCTGGTGCGCACCGCGCGTGGCCGCATGGCGACCCACAAGGCCTACCGGCACATGGGCCTGAAGCCGAAGAACCCGCCACAGGACCTGTTTGCCGAGGTCCCCGATGTCGGTTGA
- a CDS encoding potassium transporter Kup, giving the protein MSSSQTPHTAAHGGHGHAPPAGGLALIIGAIGVVFGDIGTSPLYTLKEAFSPHYGLNSDHDTVLGVLSLAFWALNIVVTLKYVTIIMRADNDGEGGIMALMALTQRTLRNGSRSAYVVGILGIFGASLFFGDGVITPAISVLGAVEGLEVAAPGLHAFIVPITVVVLLAVFAVQRFGTAKIGKLFGPITSIWFISLAAIGIYNIVDAPEVLKAFNPWWAIRFFMEHGWHSIFILGAVVLAVTGGEALYADMGHFGAKPIRHAWYFFVLPCLVLNYLGQGALVLNHPEAVKNPFFEAVPSWALYPMIILATMAAVIASQSVITGAFSVSRQAMQLGYIPRMRIKHTSHDTIGQIYIPGINWGIAVMVIGLVLAFRSSSNLAVAYGISVSATMLIDTLLLALVARSLWPKARNWILPLCVVFFIIDLGFVIANGAKLLQGAWFPVVLGIFLFTMMRTWRRGRELLRDEIRKDGIRIDTFLPGLMLAPPVRVPGTAVFLTADPTVAPHALMHNLKHNKVLHERNVFLHVVTLPVPYAAEGQRLKIESVGDEFYRVYVRFGFMETPDVPLALMRSCDHGGIYFDPMDTTFFASRETIVATANRGMPIWRDKLFALMHRNAAPATGFFRIPGNRLVELGAQVEI; this is encoded by the coding sequence ATGTCCAGCAGTCAAACCCCGCACACCGCCGCCCATGGTGGCCATGGTCACGCTCCCCCCGCCGGGGGCCTGGCGCTGATCATCGGTGCGATCGGCGTGGTCTTCGGCGATATCGGCACCAGCCCGCTGTACACCCTGAAGGAGGCGTTCTCGCCGCACTACGGGCTCAACAGCGACCACGACACCGTGCTGGGCGTGCTGTCGCTGGCGTTCTGGGCGCTGAACATCGTGGTCACCCTGAAGTACGTGACCATCATCATGCGCGCCGACAATGATGGCGAGGGCGGCATCATGGCGCTGATGGCGCTGACCCAGCGCACGCTGCGCAACGGGTCGCGCTCGGCCTACGTGGTCGGCATCCTCGGCATCTTCGGCGCCTCGCTGTTCTTCGGCGATGGCGTGATCACCCCGGCGATATCGGTGCTGGGTGCAGTTGAAGGCCTGGAGGTTGCCGCGCCGGGGCTGCACGCCTTCATCGTGCCGATCACCGTGGTGGTGCTGCTGGCCGTGTTCGCGGTGCAGCGTTTCGGTACCGCGAAGATCGGCAAGCTGTTCGGCCCGATCACCTCGATCTGGTTCATTTCGCTGGCCGCGATCGGCATCTACAACATCGTCGACGCGCCGGAAGTGCTGAAGGCGTTCAACCCGTGGTGGGCGATCCGCTTCTTCATGGAGCACGGCTGGCACAGCATCTTCATCCTCGGCGCGGTGGTGCTGGCGGTGACCGGTGGCGAGGCGCTGTACGCCGACATGGGCCACTTCGGTGCCAAGCCGATCCGCCACGCCTGGTACTTCTTCGTGCTGCCCTGCCTGGTGCTGAACTACCTGGGGCAGGGCGCGCTGGTGCTCAACCATCCCGAGGCGGTGAAGAACCCGTTCTTCGAGGCGGTGCCGTCGTGGGCGCTGTACCCGATGATCATCCTGGCCACGATGGCGGCGGTGATCGCCTCGCAGTCGGTGATCACCGGTGCGTTCTCGGTCTCGCGCCAGGCCATGCAGCTGGGCTACATCCCGCGCATGCGCATCAAGCACACCTCGCACGACACCATCGGCCAGATCTACATCCCCGGCATCAACTGGGGCATCGCGGTGATGGTGATCGGCCTGGTGCTGGCCTTCCGCAGCTCGTCCAACCTGGCCGTGGCCTACGGCATCTCGGTGTCGGCCACCATGCTGATCGATACCCTGCTGCTGGCCCTGGTTGCACGTTCGCTGTGGCCCAAGGCACGCAACTGGATCCTGCCCTTGTGCGTGGTGTTCTTCATCATCGATCTGGGCTTTGTCATCGCCAACGGCGCCAAGCTGCTGCAGGGCGCCTGGTTCCCGGTGGTGCTGGGCATCTTCCTGTTCACCATGATGCGCACCTGGCGCCGTGGCCGCGAACTGTTGCGCGACGAGATCCGCAAGGACGGCATCCGCATCGACACCTTCCTGCCGGGCCTGATGCTGGCGCCGCCGGTACGCGTACCCGGCACCGCGGTGTTCCTCACCGCCGACCCGACCGTGGCCCCGCATGCGCTGATGCACAACCTCAAGCACAACAAGGTGCTGCACGAGCGCAACGTGTTCCTGCATGTGGTGACCCTGCCGGTGCCGTACGCGGCGGAAGGGCAGCGCCTGAAGATCGAATCGGTGGGCGATGAGTTCTATCGGGTCTACGTGCGTTTCGGCTTCATGGAGACCCCCGACGTACCGCTGGCGCTGATGCGCTCGTGCGACCACGGTGGCATCTACTTCGACCCGATGGACACCACCTTCTTCGCCAGCCGCGAGACCATCGTCGCCACCGCCAACCGTGGCATGCCGATCTGGCGCGACAAGCTGTTCGCGCTGATGCACAGGAACGCCGCCCCGGCGACGGGCTTCTTCCGGATTCCGGGCAACCGCCTGGTCGAGCTGGGCGCGCAGGTGGAGATCTAA
- the ruvA gene encoding Holliday junction branch migration protein RuvA, whose product MIGRLRGIVAYKAPPWLVVDVNGVGYELEAPMSTFYDLPELGREVTLYTHYSQKEDSVSLYGFLREGERRLFRDVQKVSGIGAKIALAVLSGVTVEEFARMVQAGDITALTRIPGIGKKTAERMVLELRDRAAQFGAGGALPTGSGPAPADPLSDATVALQQLGYKPAEAARMAREAFNEGDEVAMVIRKALQSALR is encoded by the coding sequence ATGATCGGTCGACTGCGCGGAATCGTCGCCTACAAGGCGCCGCCGTGGCTGGTGGTGGACGTCAACGGGGTGGGCTACGAGCTGGAGGCGCCGATGAGCACCTTCTACGACCTGCCCGAGCTGGGCCGTGAGGTCACGCTGTACACCCATTATTCGCAGAAGGAAGACAGCGTCTCGCTGTACGGCTTCCTGCGCGAAGGCGAGCGCCGCCTGTTCCGCGACGTGCAGAAGGTCAGCGGCATCGGCGCGAAGATCGCGCTGGCCGTGCTGTCCGGGGTCACCGTCGAAGAATTCGCCCGCATGGTCCAGGCCGGTGACATCACCGCGCTGACCCGCATCCCGGGCATCGGCAAGAAGACCGCCGAGCGCATGGTGCTGGAACTGCGTGACCGCGCGGCGCAGTTCGGTGCCGGTGGCGCACTGCCGACCGGCAGTGGCCCGGCCCCGGCCGATCCGCTGTCTGATGCCACCGTGGCCCTGCAGCAGCTGGGCTACAAGCCCGCCGAGGCGGCGCGGATGGCGCGCGAGGCCTTCAACGAGGGCGACGAAGTGGCCATGGTCATCCGCAAGGCCCTGCAATCGGCGCTGCGCTGA
- the ruvC gene encoding crossover junction endodeoxyribonuclease RuvC: MTRILGIDPGSQRTGVGIIDVDASGRVSHVHHQPLVLLGADDFPQRMKLLVLGLAELCLEFQPQEVAIEKVFMARNPDSALKLGQARGAAISAVVLRDLPVHEYAASEIKLAVVGRGGAEKQQVQHMVGLMLNLKTKLQADAADALAVAITHAHVRATANRLGLTARQAWGRK; encoded by the coding sequence ATGACCCGCATTCTCGGCATCGACCCGGGTTCACAACGGACCGGGGTCGGCATCATCGATGTCGATGCCAGCGGCCGGGTCAGCCACGTGCATCACCAGCCGCTGGTGCTGCTCGGTGCCGATGACTTCCCGCAGCGCATGAAGCTGCTGGTGCTGGGCCTGGCCGAGCTGTGCCTGGAGTTCCAGCCGCAGGAAGTGGCCATCGAAAAGGTGTTCATGGCGCGCAACCCCGATTCGGCGCTGAAGCTGGGCCAGGCCCGTGGCGCGGCGATTTCGGCGGTGGTGCTGCGCGACCTGCCGGTGCACGAATACGCTGCCAGCGAGATCAAGCTGGCGGTGGTCGGTCGTGGCGGCGCCGAAAAGCAACAGGTTCAACACATGGTCGGGCTCATGCTCAACCTGAAAACCAAGCTGCAGGCCGACGCGGCCGACGCGTTGGCCGTGGCGATCACCCACGCCCACGTAAGGGCAACGGCCAACCGCCTGGGGCTGACTGCCCGCCAGGCGTGGGGCCGCAAATGA
- a CDS encoding YebC/PmpR family DNA-binding transcriptional regulator yields MGRGPSIENRKNASDAKRGKIFTKIIREIGVAARGGGGDPNNNPRLRVAVDKALTANMSKDVIERAIKKATGELEGVEYEEIRYEGYAPGGVAVIVDCLTDNRVRTVADVRHAFSKCGGNMGTEGSVSFMFKRVGVLHYGAGADEDAISEAAIEAGADDIVVYPEDGAIDVLTAADSFHAVKDAMQAAGRTPDHAELTFRADNDIKVEGDTVLQVKKLLDMLEDLDDVQDVYSNADLGADAYA; encoded by the coding sequence ATGGGTAGAGGCCCCTCCATCGAGAACCGCAAGAACGCGTCTGACGCGAAGCGCGGCAAGATTTTCACCAAGATCATCCGTGAGATCGGCGTGGCTGCCCGCGGCGGTGGAGGCGACCCCAACAACAACCCGCGCCTGCGTGTAGCCGTGGACAAGGCGCTGACCGCGAACATGTCCAAGGACGTGATCGAGCGCGCCATCAAGAAGGCCACCGGTGAACTGGAAGGCGTCGAGTACGAAGAGATCCGCTACGAGGGCTACGCGCCCGGTGGCGTGGCCGTCATCGTCGATTGCCTGACCGACAACCGCGTGCGCACCGTGGCCGATGTCCGCCATGCGTTCAGCAAGTGCGGCGGCAACATGGGCACCGAAGGCTCGGTCAGCTTCATGTTCAAGCGCGTGGGCGTGCTGCACTACGGCGCCGGCGCCGATGAGGACGCCATCTCCGAAGCGGCCATCGAGGCCGGTGCCGATGACATCGTGGTCTACCCGGAGGATGGCGCGATCGACGTGCTCACCGCCGCGGACAGCTTCCACGCAGTCAAGGATGCGATGCAGGCGGCTGGCCGCACGCCGGATCATGCCGAGCTGACCTTCCGTGCCGACAACGACATCAAGGTCGAGGGCGACACCGTCCTGCAGGTCAAGAAGCTGCTGGACATGCTGGAAGACCTCGACGACGTGCAGGACGTGTACTCCAACGCCGATCTCGGCGCGGACGCCTACGCCTGA